In one Pyxidicoccus xibeiensis genomic region, the following are encoded:
- a CDS encoding AMP-binding protein, with protein MAEHLGIEALLTRGRPPAHPVALRDGQVLRFADFAARAARWRAAFERQPGRRLALYFEDTFEFAAALLGAWHAGKCVYLPSEAQPATLERLRDEVDGFAGQLPAAYAPLAPVEGAEGGWRPLSLEARALVVYTSGSSGEPTAIAKQLAQLTREVSTLAGLFDARLGEARVLATVSHQHIYGLLFRVLWPLSAGRPFPARSLTYPEDIVTALEEGPAALIASPAHLKRLPESLDWAGVRGNLRAVFSSGGPLPAEALRDCRDLLGQAPVEVYGSSETGGVAWRQRARDDGSAWTVMPGVEVRTEDEALAVRSPHLPEGTWLRTEDRVRLLPEGFELLGRKDRLLKLEEKRVSLSAMERTLLEGGLLREARVLPLPEGHRLTLAVAAVPGDDGWKLHGEGGKRALNQALREQLSRQFEASVLPRRFRYLEAMPVNSQGKVTEAALTALFDSRRPPSRVLERTAERVVLGLEAQAGSPYFKGHFPGMPILPGVAQLEWAIQLGREHFPLPPDFLRMEAVKFQRVIVPDTRLTLELTWAEAKGSLHFKLTSDAGVHASGRILFGGVPG; from the coding sequence ATGGCTGAGCACCTCGGCATCGAAGCGCTCCTCACCCGGGGGCGGCCTCCCGCGCATCCGGTAGCGCTGCGCGACGGCCAGGTCCTCCGGTTCGCCGACTTCGCCGCGCGGGCCGCCCGCTGGCGTGCGGCCTTCGAGCGCCAGCCGGGCCGGCGCCTGGCCCTGTACTTCGAGGACACCTTCGAGTTCGCCGCCGCGCTGCTCGGCGCGTGGCATGCGGGGAAGTGCGTCTATCTCCCCTCCGAGGCCCAGCCCGCGACGCTGGAGCGGCTGCGCGACGAGGTGGACGGCTTCGCCGGCCAGCTCCCCGCGGCGTACGCCCCGCTGGCCCCGGTGGAGGGTGCCGAGGGGGGCTGGCGGCCCCTGTCCCTGGAGGCCCGGGCCCTGGTCGTCTACACCTCCGGCTCCAGCGGCGAGCCCACCGCCATTGCGAAGCAGCTGGCGCAGCTGACGCGCGAGGTCTCCACGCTGGCCGGCCTCTTCGACGCGCGGCTCGGCGAGGCGCGCGTCCTCGCCACCGTCTCGCACCAGCACATCTACGGGCTGCTGTTCCGGGTGCTCTGGCCCCTGTCGGCGGGCCGGCCCTTCCCGGCGCGGAGCCTGACGTACCCCGAGGACATCGTGACCGCGCTGGAGGAAGGCCCCGCCGCGCTCATCGCGAGCCCGGCCCACCTCAAGCGCCTGCCGGAGTCCCTCGACTGGGCGGGCGTCCGGGGGAACCTGCGCGCGGTCTTCTCCTCGGGCGGCCCGCTGCCCGCCGAGGCGCTGCGGGACTGCCGGGACCTGCTGGGCCAGGCGCCGGTGGAGGTCTACGGCAGCTCGGAGACGGGGGGCGTCGCCTGGCGCCAGCGCGCGCGGGACGACGGCTCGGCCTGGACGGTGATGCCCGGTGTCGAGGTGCGCACCGAGGACGAGGCGCTGGCCGTGCGCTCGCCCCACCTGCCCGAGGGCACCTGGCTGCGGACCGAGGACCGCGTCCGCCTCCTGCCGGAGGGCTTCGAGCTGCTGGGGCGCAAGGACCGCCTGCTGAAGCTCGAGGAGAAGCGCGTCTCGCTGAGCGCCATGGAGCGGACCCTGCTGGAGGGCGGGCTGCTGCGGGAGGCCCGGGTGCTGCCGCTCCCGGAGGGACACCGGCTGACGCTCGCGGTGGCGGCGGTGCCAGGGGATGACGGCTGGAAGCTGCACGGCGAGGGGGGCAAGCGCGCCCTGAACCAGGCCCTGCGCGAGCAGCTGTCCAGACAGTTCGAGGCCAGTGTGCTTCCGCGCCGGTTCCGGTATCTGGAGGCGATGCCAGTCAACAGCCAGGGCAAGGTCACCGAGGCGGCGCTGACCGCCCTCTTCGATTCGCGCCGCCCCCCGTCGCGGGTGCTGGAGCGCACCGCGGAGCGTGTCGTCCTGGGCCTGGAGGCGCAGGCGGGCTCGCCCTACTTCAAGGGCCACTTCCCCGGCATGCCCATCCTGCCGGGCGTGGCGCAGCTGGAGTGGGCCATCCAGCTGGGGCGCGAGCACTTCCCCCTGCCCCCCGACTTCCTGCGGATGGAGGCGGTGAAGTTCCAGCGGGTCATCGTGCCCGACACGCGCCTCACGCTGGAGCTCACCTGGGCGGAGGCGAAGGGCAGCCTCCACTTCAAGCTCACCTCGGATGCCGGCGTCCACGCCAGCGGCCGCATCCTGTTCGGAGGAGTCCCGGGATGA
- a CDS encoding glycosyltransferase family 2 protein, producing the protein MKVCAVIPVYNHGEAVGAVVDAVRAHGLPCVLVDDGSEPGCAAVLDSLAAKDASGIELVRLPQNEGKGGAMMAGLRAAKARGYSHALQIDADGQHDTGDIPRFLELAARAPEKLVCGTPVYDESVPKGRLYGRYATHIWVWINTLSFAIRDSMCGFRIYPLAPTVALIDSVRIGKRMDFDVEVLVRLFWRGMGILNQPTRVRYPTDGISHFDVLWDNVRISGMHARLFFGMLVRLPLLLWRKVAA; encoded by the coding sequence ATGAAGGTCTGCGCGGTGATTCCCGTCTACAACCATGGCGAGGCCGTGGGCGCGGTGGTGGACGCGGTGCGCGCCCACGGGCTGCCCTGCGTGCTGGTGGACGATGGCAGCGAGCCGGGCTGCGCCGCGGTGCTGGACTCGCTGGCCGCGAAGGACGCCTCCGGCATCGAGCTGGTCCGCTTGCCCCAGAACGAGGGCAAGGGCGGTGCGATGATGGCCGGCCTGCGCGCGGCGAAGGCCCGGGGCTACAGCCACGCGCTGCAGATTGACGCCGACGGCCAGCACGACACCGGCGACATCCCCCGGTTCCTGGAGCTGGCGGCCCGCGCTCCCGAGAAGCTCGTCTGCGGCACCCCCGTCTATGACGAGTCGGTGCCCAAGGGCCGGCTCTACGGCCGCTACGCCACGCACATCTGGGTGTGGATCAACACGCTGTCGTTCGCCATCCGCGACTCGATGTGCGGCTTCCGCATCTATCCGCTCGCCCCCACCGTCGCGCTCATCGACTCGGTGCGCATCGGCAAGCGGATGGACTTCGACGTGGAGGTCCTCGTGCGCCTGTTCTGGCGGGGGATGGGCATCCTCAACCAGCCCACCCGGGTGCGCTACCCCACGGACGGCATCTCCCACTTCGACGTGCTCTGGGACAACGTGCGCATCTCCGGCATGCATGCCCGGCTCTTCTTCGGGATGCTGGTGCGGCTGCCCCTGCTGCTGTGGCGCAAGGTGGCGGCATGA
- a CDS encoding LpxL/LpxP family acyltransferase, which produces MKARHWAEMGESTFVLGIWMLYWIHRLLGRWPFRLCLYPVVVVHWLARPLVREASLQYLARVEQTTGALGRPPGWRDSLRHVATFAETMLDKVLAVSGRYRFEQVRTEGREQFYEAAKAGRGGIIITAHLGCLELCRAMAERRGEVKLTILVHTRHAEQFNRLLKRFNPDSDFRLLEVTDLGPATAVALQERITAGEFVVIAGDRVPVHASQTVRVDFLGHAAPFPVGPYVLAALFKCPLFLLGCIHEGPGYTIHFECLAERVELPRGKREAALTGYARHYAERLTALLKRSPLDWFNFFPFWDQAHVSARPHQ; this is translated from the coding sequence ATGAAGGCGCGGCACTGGGCGGAGATGGGCGAGAGCACCTTCGTGCTCGGCATCTGGATGCTCTACTGGATTCACCGGCTGCTGGGCCGGTGGCCGTTCCGCCTCTGCCTGTACCCCGTGGTCGTGGTGCACTGGCTGGCCCGCCCGCTGGTCCGCGAGGCCTCGCTGCAGTACCTGGCGCGGGTGGAGCAGACCACCGGGGCCCTCGGCCGGCCTCCGGGGTGGAGGGACAGCCTGCGCCACGTCGCGACCTTCGCGGAGACGATGCTCGACAAGGTCCTGGCCGTCAGCGGGCGCTACCGCTTCGAGCAGGTCCGCACCGAGGGGCGCGAGCAGTTCTACGAGGCGGCGAAGGCCGGCAGGGGCGGCATCATCATCACCGCGCACCTGGGCTGCCTCGAGCTGTGCCGCGCCATGGCCGAGCGGCGCGGCGAGGTGAAGCTCACCATCCTCGTGCACACCCGGCACGCCGAGCAGTTCAACCGCCTGCTCAAGCGGTTCAACCCGGACAGCGACTTCCGCCTCCTGGAGGTCACCGACCTGGGACCGGCCACGGCGGTGGCACTCCAAGAACGCATCACCGCGGGCGAGTTCGTGGTGATTGCCGGGGACCGCGTCCCGGTGCACGCCAGCCAGACGGTGAGAGTGGACTTCCTGGGCCACGCCGCCCCCTTCCCGGTAGGCCCGTACGTGCTGGCGGCGTTGTTCAAGTGCCCGCTGTTCCTGCTGGGGTGCATCCACGAGGGCCCCGGCTACACCATCCACTTCGAGTGCCTGGCCGAGCGCGTCGAGCTTCCCCGAGGGAAGCGCGAGGCGGCATTGACCGGGTACGCCCGTCACTATGCCGAGCGGCTGACCGCGCTGCTGAAGCGCTCGCCGCTCGACTGGTTCAACTTCTTTCCCTTCTGGGACCAAGCCCATGTCTCCGCCAGGCCTCACCAGTGA
- a CDS encoding HAL/PAL/TAL family ammonia-lyase, translating into MSPPGLTSERAVRFDGSRLTIEDVASLSRRERGAELGTSTDFRKRITRGAEFLDRLLAEDGVIYGVTTGYGDSCTVSIPPELIAELPHHLYTYHGCGAGRFLSPEETRAVLATRLASLSLGFSGVGLGLLTQLELLLRHDILPLIPAEGSVGASGDLTPLSYVAAVLCGEREVWYRGERRAAGEVLAQLGIAPLRLRPKEGLAIMNGTAVMTALACLAWERAEYLCRLATRLTAFNVVASAGNAHHFDESLFAVKPHVGQQRVAARLRVDLATGHPSRNEQRLQDRYSLRCAPHVIGVLEDALPFFRTLIENELNSANDNPLIDPDAERVLHGGHFYGGHIAFAMDSLKNAVANVADLLDRQLALLVDTRFNHGLPANLSGATGPRAAINHGLKALQISVSAWTAEALKQTMPASVFSRSTECHNQDKVSMGTIAARDCLRVLELSEQVVAAMLIAARQGISLRRRVDEGLKLAPSLEAMQADLEKRIPLVVEDRALDRELQGLLGTLRAREWRVHEA; encoded by the coding sequence ATGTCTCCGCCAGGCCTCACCAGTGAGCGAGCGGTCCGCTTCGACGGAAGCCGACTCACCATCGAGGACGTCGCCTCCCTCTCCCGCCGCGAGCGCGGCGCCGAGCTGGGCACGTCCACCGACTTCCGCAAGCGCATCACCCGGGGCGCGGAGTTCCTGGACCGGCTGCTCGCCGAGGACGGCGTCATCTACGGCGTGACGACGGGGTACGGCGACTCGTGCACCGTCTCCATCCCGCCGGAGCTCATCGCCGAGCTGCCGCACCACCTCTACACGTACCATGGCTGCGGCGCGGGCCGGTTCCTCTCCCCGGAGGAGACGCGCGCGGTGCTGGCGACGCGGCTGGCCTCGCTGTCCCTGGGCTTCTCGGGCGTGGGGCTGGGGCTGCTCACGCAGCTGGAGCTGCTGCTGCGGCACGACATCCTGCCGCTCATCCCGGCCGAGGGCTCGGTAGGCGCCAGCGGTGACCTCACCCCGCTGTCCTACGTGGCGGCGGTGCTCTGCGGGGAGCGCGAGGTCTGGTACCGCGGCGAGCGGCGGGCCGCGGGAGAGGTGCTGGCGCAGCTGGGCATCGCGCCGCTGCGCCTGCGCCCCAAGGAGGGGCTGGCCATCATGAATGGCACGGCCGTGATGACGGCCCTGGCCTGCCTCGCGTGGGAGCGCGCCGAGTACCTGTGCCGGCTGGCCACGCGGCTCACCGCCTTCAACGTGGTGGCCAGCGCCGGCAATGCGCACCACTTCGACGAGTCGCTGTTCGCGGTGAAGCCGCACGTGGGCCAGCAGCGCGTGGCCGCGCGCCTGCGCGTGGACCTGGCCACGGGCCACCCCAGCCGCAACGAGCAGCGGCTGCAGGACCGCTACTCGCTGCGCTGCGCGCCGCACGTGATTGGCGTGCTGGAGGACGCGCTGCCCTTCTTCCGTACGCTCATCGAGAACGAGCTGAACAGCGCCAACGACAACCCGCTCATCGACCCCGACGCCGAGCGAGTGCTCCACGGCGGCCACTTCTATGGGGGGCACATCGCCTTCGCGATGGACAGCCTGAAGAACGCGGTGGCCAACGTGGCGGACCTGCTCGACCGCCAGCTGGCGCTGCTCGTCGACACGCGCTTCAACCACGGACTGCCGGCCAACCTCTCCGGCGCGACGGGCCCGCGGGCCGCCATCAACCACGGGCTCAAGGCGCTGCAGATCAGTGTCTCCGCGTGGACGGCCGAGGCGCTGAAGCAGACCATGCCGGCGTCCGTCTTCTCGCGCTCCACCGAGTGCCACAACCAGGACAAGGTGAGCATGGGCACCATCGCGGCGCGCGACTGCCTGCGGGTGCTGGAGCTGTCCGAGCAGGTGGTGGCGGCCATGCTCATCGCCGCGCGTCAGGGCATCTCCCTGCGCCGCCGCGTCGACGAGGGCTTGAAGCTGGCCCCCTCGCTCGAGGCGATGCAGGCCGACCTGGAGAAGCGCATCCCGCTCGTGGTGGAGGACCGCGCGCTGGACCGCGAGCTGCAGGGCCTGCTGGGGACCCTCCGCGCTCGGGAGTGGAGGGTGCATGAAGCCTGA
- a CDS encoding acyl-CoA thioesterase: protein MKPDLSHEIELTPAFHDIDLMEVVWHGHYVKYLELARCALLARFDYDYPQMLESGFAWPVVDMRLKYVQPALFGQKLKVRAEITEWENRLRIDYLIRDAATGRKLNQAHTIQVAVSRATRELQFVCPPVLWQRLGVKPE from the coding sequence ATGAAGCCTGACCTCAGCCATGAAATCGAGCTGACCCCCGCCTTCCATGACATCGACCTGATGGAGGTCGTCTGGCATGGCCACTACGTGAAGTACCTGGAGCTGGCCCGCTGCGCGCTGCTGGCGAGGTTCGACTACGACTACCCGCAGATGCTGGAGTCCGGCTTCGCGTGGCCCGTGGTGGACATGCGGCTGAAGTACGTGCAGCCGGCGCTCTTCGGCCAGAAGCTGAAGGTGCGCGCGGAAATCACCGAGTGGGAGAACCGCCTGCGCATCGACTACCTCATCCGCGACGCCGCCACCGGCCGCAAGTTGAATCAGGCGCACACCATCCAGGTCGCCGTGTCGCGGGCCACCCGGGAACTGCAGTTCGTCTGCCCGCCCGTGCTGTGGCAGCGGCTGGGAGTGAAGCCCGAATGA
- a CDS encoding outer membrane lipoprotein carrier protein LolA, with product MKRVLLLVGVLLATSASAGDVVAGVRARLEDAPLLRGEFEQKKTVTGFKKPLVSRGDFLLSREKGVLWDTRVPFASTLTLTRTSLKAEQGTGGAAYQLDTGREPALAAMNALLFALLSGDVATLATRFRIEGELVGTEGWKLALTPTDASLARVFRNIRLEGDRFVRQVHLEETRGDSSVIQFSHLASTPPLSDTEAKRLAK from the coding sequence ATGAAGCGAGTATTGCTCCTCGTGGGAGTGCTGCTGGCGACGAGCGCCAGCGCCGGTGACGTGGTGGCGGGAGTCCGCGCCCGGCTGGAGGACGCGCCCCTGCTGCGGGGCGAGTTCGAGCAGAAGAAGACGGTGACCGGCTTCAAGAAGCCGCTCGTCTCCCGCGGCGACTTCCTCCTGTCCCGCGAGAAGGGCGTCCTCTGGGACACCCGGGTGCCCTTCGCCTCGACGCTGACGCTGACGCGCACGTCGCTGAAGGCGGAGCAGGGCACGGGCGGCGCGGCCTACCAGCTGGACACGGGCCGCGAGCCTGCGCTGGCGGCGATGAATGCGCTGCTCTTCGCGCTGCTCTCCGGTGACGTGGCCACGCTGGCCACGCGCTTCCGCATCGAAGGGGAGCTGGTCGGCACGGAGGGCTGGAAGCTGGCGCTCACGCCGACGGACGCGAGCCTCGCGCGCGTCTTCCGGAACATCCGGCTCGAAGGAGACCGGTTCGTGCGGCAGGTCCACCTCGAGGAGACGCGTGGGGACTCGAGCGTGATTCAGTTCAGCCACCTGGCGAGCACCCCGCCGCTCAGCGACACGGAAGCGAAGCGCCTTGCGAAGTAG
- a CDS encoding MMPL family transporter, translating to MRSRWAILWALVLVAVGVHQVGFWRSARLDTDVLALLPEDEQAPEVGAATRRLAEGAGRELVLLVGAPDWALAQRAADAAREELEKDSALLEPSVTDASALDAAVEFYRPYRDRLLTPAQRAWLARASSEELGGTALMKLYQPAGPRLTDFDADPLGLWPDWWAARATESAARPRDGRLWVSGEGREWVLLAWQSKVSAFALGADARITAAVERARAAVLAAVPEGRLVAAGVPLYAEAAASQASTEMSTIGLGSLLAVLLLVWLTFRSPRPILLVGVSLALGCAVALSVTALLFERVHLLTLVFGSSLVGVAEDYGFHYFAARQGKPPEERGPVLRSLLPGMALALLTSVVAYLALGLAPFPGLRQMAVFSVAGLVGAFLTVACWFPTLDTGALPVTPFAKRVSASLLRWPRFSSTPRWWLGAAVLAVAIGGGLWRLVPRDDVRQLQSAPANLVADQRELGRLLGLPSPAQFFLVGAGTEEEVLAREVALKERLEPLVAGGVLAGYRAVSDWLPSAAQQLADASLSARAEAQAVAAVAAATGESPTRAAFATDVLTPARFLASPAASAVQRQWLGLLGEQHYSVVMLRGLNDPSVLPRLAEAARGLDGVRWVDKTEEISRLLGRYRRLMGGLIVVGYVAVLLTLVARFRREAWRAWLPSVLGTLITLAVFGWTGEPLQLFSVLGLVLLLGMGVDYGIFLLEHPGEGSAWLAVALAGVSTLLSFGLLGLSATPALRSFGLAMLLGEVTIWFLTPCFRLPSGKDIT from the coding sequence TTGCGAAGTAGGTGGGCCATCCTCTGGGCGTTGGTGCTGGTCGCCGTCGGCGTGCACCAGGTCGGGTTCTGGCGCTCGGCGCGCCTGGACACCGACGTCCTGGCGTTGCTGCCCGAGGATGAGCAGGCGCCCGAGGTGGGCGCCGCCACCCGGAGGCTCGCGGAGGGCGCGGGCCGGGAATTGGTGCTGCTGGTGGGGGCCCCGGACTGGGCCCTGGCCCAGCGCGCGGCGGACGCCGCCCGGGAGGAGCTGGAGAAGGACTCCGCGCTGCTGGAGCCGTCCGTCACGGATGCCTCCGCGCTGGACGCGGCGGTGGAGTTCTACCGCCCGTACCGGGACCGGCTGCTGACGCCGGCCCAGCGCGCGTGGCTGGCGCGAGCGAGCTCCGAGGAGCTGGGCGGCACGGCCTTGATGAAGCTGTACCAGCCCGCCGGCCCGAGGCTGACGGACTTCGACGCCGACCCGCTGGGCCTGTGGCCCGACTGGTGGGCGGCGCGCGCCACAGAGAGCGCGGCGCGGCCTCGCGATGGACGGCTCTGGGTGTCCGGCGAGGGACGCGAGTGGGTGCTGCTGGCCTGGCAGAGCAAGGTCTCCGCCTTCGCCCTGGGCGCGGACGCGCGAATCACCGCCGCGGTGGAGCGCGCCCGGGCCGCGGTGCTGGCGGCGGTCCCCGAGGGGCGACTGGTTGCGGCGGGTGTGCCGCTCTATGCCGAGGCCGCCGCTTCGCAGGCCAGCACGGAGATGTCGACCATCGGCCTGGGCTCGCTGCTGGCCGTGCTGCTGCTCGTCTGGCTCACCTTCCGCTCTCCCCGCCCCATCCTCCTGGTGGGCGTGTCGCTGGCGCTCGGCTGCGCGGTGGCGCTGAGCGTCACCGCCCTGCTCTTCGAGCGGGTCCACCTGCTCACCCTGGTGTTCGGCTCGAGCCTCGTCGGCGTGGCCGAGGACTATGGCTTCCACTACTTCGCCGCCCGCCAGGGGAAGCCGCCCGAGGAGCGCGGTCCGGTGCTGCGCAGCCTGCTGCCGGGGATGGCGCTGGCGCTCCTCACCAGCGTGGTGGCGTACCTCGCGCTGGGCCTGGCGCCCTTCCCGGGGCTGCGGCAGATGGCGGTGTTCTCCGTCGCGGGGCTGGTGGGCGCCTTCCTGACGGTGGCCTGCTGGTTCCCCACGCTGGATACCGGCGCGCTGCCGGTGACGCCCTTCGCGAAGCGCGTCTCCGCGTCGCTGCTGCGCTGGCCCCGCTTCTCCTCCACGCCGCGGTGGTGGCTGGGGGCGGCGGTGCTGGCGGTGGCCATCGGCGGCGGGCTGTGGCGGCTGGTGCCGCGTGACGACGTCCGCCAGCTCCAGAGCGCGCCCGCGAACCTGGTCGCGGACCAGCGCGAGCTGGGACGGCTGCTCGGCCTGCCCAGCCCGGCCCAGTTCTTCCTCGTCGGCGCGGGAACCGAGGAGGAGGTCCTCGCGCGAGAGGTGGCGCTGAAGGAGCGGCTGGAGCCGCTCGTCGCGGGTGGGGTGCTGGCCGGCTACCGCGCCGTGTCGGACTGGCTGCCCTCCGCGGCGCAGCAGCTCGCGGACGCCAGCCTGAGCGCCCGCGCGGAAGCGCAGGCCGTGGCCGCCGTCGCCGCCGCCACGGGCGAGTCCCCCACCCGGGCCGCCTTCGCCACCGACGTGCTCACCCCCGCCCGGTTCCTCGCCAGTCCCGCCGCGTCCGCCGTGCAGCGGCAGTGGCTGGGGCTCCTCGGGGAGCAGCACTACAGCGTCGTCATGCTGCGCGGGCTGAACGACCCGTCGGTGCTCCCGCGATTGGCTGAGGCTGCGCGAGGGCTGGACGGCGTGCGCTGGGTCGACAAGACGGAGGAGATTTCGCGGCTGCTGGGACGCTACCGGCGGCTCATGGGCGGGCTCATCGTCGTGGGCTACGTGGCGGTGCTGCTGACGCTGGTCGCCCGCTTCCGGCGCGAGGCCTGGCGGGCCTGGCTTCCCTCCGTGCTGGGGACGCTCATCACCCTGGCCGTCTTCGGCTGGACGGGTGAGCCGCTGCAGCTCTTCAGCGTGCTGGGGCTCGTGCTCCTGCTGGGGATGGGCGTGGACTACGGCATCTTCCTGCTGGAGCACCCGGGAGAGGGCTCCGCGTGGCTCGCGGTGGCGCTGGCCGGCGTGAGCACCCTGCTCTCCTTCGGACTCCTCGGGCTGTCGGCCACGCCGGCCCTGCGCTCCTTTGGCCTCGCCATGCTGCTGGGCGAGGTGACCATCTGGTTTCTAACCCCTTGTTTCAGACTGCCTTCGGGCAAGGACATCACGTGA
- a CDS encoding NAD(P)/FAD-dependent oxidoreductase has product MKVEKTEILIIGAGPAGSVAAGLLRKQGREVLILEREQFPRFSIGESLLPQSMEYVEEAGMLRDVVEAGFQYKNGAAFARGDKYTDFDFREKFSPGWGTTYQVQRATFDQVLAGAAARMGATVRFRHEVTSVDTEGAQPEVTVRSPEGETYRVQARFLLDASGFGRVLPRLLKLETPSNFPVRGALFTHVEDRIAPGTFDRNKIRVTVHPEHVHVWYWTIPFANGRCSLGVVAKKEFLEQFQGTETERLRAIVGQDPGLTTLLKDAVWDTPARAITGYAANVKSLWGKGFALLGNAGEFLDPVFSSGVTIAFKSASLASACIRRAFAGESVDWEREYAVPLKAGVDTFRTFVESWYAGGFQDVIFHPNASPEVRRMISAILAGYAWDTNNPYVADSKRRLGVLEKLCAA; this is encoded by the coding sequence GTGAAAGTCGAGAAGACGGAGATCCTCATCATTGGCGCGGGCCCCGCGGGCTCGGTGGCGGCGGGACTTCTGCGCAAGCAGGGCCGCGAGGTACTGATTCTGGAGCGCGAGCAGTTTCCCCGCTTCTCCATCGGCGAGAGCCTGCTGCCGCAGAGCATGGAGTACGTCGAGGAGGCCGGCATGCTCCGCGACGTCGTCGAGGCGGGCTTCCAGTACAAGAATGGCGCGGCCTTCGCGCGCGGTGACAAGTACACGGACTTCGACTTCCGGGAGAAGTTCTCGCCGGGCTGGGGCACCACGTACCAGGTCCAGCGCGCCACCTTCGACCAGGTGCTGGCCGGCGCCGCCGCGCGGATGGGCGCCACCGTGCGCTTCCGCCACGAGGTCACCTCCGTCGACACCGAGGGCGCGCAGCCCGAGGTGACGGTGCGCTCGCCCGAGGGCGAGACGTACCGCGTCCAGGCGCGCTTCCTGCTCGACGCCAGCGGCTTCGGCCGCGTCCTCCCCCGGCTGCTCAAGCTGGAGACGCCGTCCAACTTCCCGGTGCGCGGCGCGCTCTTCACCCACGTCGAGGACCGGATTGCGCCGGGCACCTTCGACCGGAACAAGATTCGCGTCACGGTGCATCCCGAGCACGTGCACGTGTGGTACTGGACCATCCCCTTCGCCAACGGCCGCTGCTCGCTGGGCGTGGTGGCCAAGAAGGAGTTCCTCGAGCAGTTCCAGGGGACGGAGACCGAGCGCCTGCGCGCCATCGTCGGGCAGGACCCGGGGCTCACCACCCTGCTGAAGGACGCGGTCTGGGACACGCCGGCACGCGCCATCACCGGCTACGCGGCGAACGTGAAGTCGCTGTGGGGCAAGGGCTTCGCGCTGCTGGGGAATGCCGGCGAGTTCCTCGACCCGGTGTTCTCCTCGGGGGTGACCATCGCCTTCAAGTCCGCGAGCCTCGCCTCGGCCTGCATCCGCCGCGCCTTCGCGGGTGAGTCCGTGGACTGGGAGCGCGAGTACGCGGTGCCGCTGAAGGCCGGCGTGGACACGTTCCGCACCTTCGTCGAGTCCTGGTACGCCGGTGGCTTCCAGGACGTCATCTTCCACCCGAACGCCTCCCCGGAGGTCCGCCGGATGATCTCCGCCATCCTCGCCGGCTACGCCTGGGACACGAACAACCCCTACGTGGCCGACAGCAAGCGCCGGCTCGGCGTGCTCGAGAAGCTGTGCGCCGCCTGA
- a CDS encoding DUF3261 domain-containing protein, with translation MRRLIPTLALLCLTACATARPRAVAPEVELPVLGLSPASFGTSVDLTQRLSFAHDADPDGPRSLEALVEIDPAALRLAGFALGQRVFTLRWDGTALDEERDPRLPAQFQSRQVLRDVQLVYWPAEAVRAALPPGWTLEEGPGRRVLLQGGREWLTVRYGGEPRWVGRAELVNLAEHYRLTIESSPTEG, from the coding sequence GTGCGCCGCCTGATTCCCACCCTGGCCCTGCTGTGCCTCACCGCCTGCGCCACCGCCCGTCCCCGGGCCGTGGCGCCGGAGGTGGAGCTGCCCGTGCTCGGACTGTCGCCGGCCTCCTTCGGCACGTCCGTAGACCTGACGCAGCGGCTGAGCTTTGCCCACGACGCCGACCCGGACGGCCCCCGCTCGCTGGAGGCCCTGGTGGAAATCGACCCGGCGGCGCTGCGCCTGGCCGGCTTCGCGCTCGGGCAGCGGGTCTTCACGCTGCGGTGGGACGGGACGGCGCTCGACGAGGAGCGCGACCCGCGGCTGCCCGCGCAGTTCCAGTCGCGCCAGGTGCTCCGGGACGTCCAGCTCGTCTACTGGCCGGCCGAGGCGGTCCGCGCCGCCCTCCCCCCAGGCTGGACGCTGGAGGAGGGCCCCGGCCGCCGCGTCCTGCTTCAAGGGGGCCGTGAGTGGCTGACGGTGCGTTATGGTGGCGAGCCCCGCTGGGTGGGGCGCGCGGAGCTGGTCAACCTCGCGGAGCACTACCGCCTCACCATCGAATCGAGCCCCACCGAGGGATGA